In the genome of Rhizobium rhizogenes, one region contains:
- the cobG gene encoding precorrin-3B synthase, with translation MAAAADPVQPFGRRGLCPALSAPMRTGDGFLSRVAFEADISPRMMVTLCDLAERHGNGLLDITARGSLQFRGLTPESACALEKDVLALGLPLREGLAVETSPLAGRDDAEIADGRFLADQIRKEADRLALHEKLAAKISIVIDGGGYLSMGELLADIRLKAIRLGSQTFWQLLVGGPESKALNSGLVETAGAADVVLSLLLYLAGKGPLARGRDLDDSIIKSVCGDRLLDRVIKSEAVRAPFSPLGLMAAGMGLFAAGAAPAFGQVRGSDLSRLCQEADMLGIRALRPSLNHSMLFFGSKSACDALLETAGACGFVTEAGDARSSIAVCPGAPGCASAFLPTHELAAFASRECAPLLDGSFTLHISGCGKGCAHPAPSLLAFCGTADGIAFSVSGRAGEPPDGILPFAQQRTALSRLARLYEKEHKPGENGATLLARLGGQAIGAALRQDDR, from the coding sequence ATGGCTGCTGCTGCCGATCCCGTTCAGCCATTCGGTCGCCGCGGTCTTTGCCCGGCGCTCTCGGCACCCATGCGGACCGGCGATGGTTTTCTGTCGCGAGTCGCTTTCGAGGCGGATATCTCGCCCCGTATGATGGTGACACTTTGTGATCTCGCCGAGCGGCACGGCAATGGGCTGCTCGACATCACCGCACGCGGCAGCCTCCAGTTCCGTGGCCTGACGCCGGAAAGCGCATGCGCCTTGGAAAAGGATGTGCTGGCGCTTGGCCTGCCGCTGCGCGAAGGGCTGGCGGTCGAGACTTCGCCTCTTGCCGGCCGGGATGATGCGGAAATCGCCGATGGACGTTTTCTTGCCGACCAGATTCGGAAAGAGGCCGACCGGCTCGCTCTTCATGAAAAGCTCGCCGCCAAGATTTCTATCGTCATCGATGGCGGCGGATATCTCTCCATGGGCGAATTACTCGCAGATATTCGCCTGAAAGCGATCCGGCTGGGCAGCCAGACTTTCTGGCAATTGCTTGTCGGTGGGCCGGAAAGCAAGGCGCTGAATTCGGGATTGGTCGAAACAGCTGGCGCGGCGGATGTGGTTCTGTCGCTTCTCCTTTATCTCGCCGGCAAGGGGCCGCTCGCCCGTGGACGAGATCTGGACGATTCGATCATCAAATCGGTTTGTGGTGATCGGCTATTGGATCGGGTGATAAAGAGCGAGGCCGTCCGGGCTCCTTTTTCACCGCTGGGATTGATGGCGGCGGGCATGGGTCTTTTTGCCGCCGGTGCCGCGCCTGCCTTCGGACAGGTTCGAGGCTCTGATTTATCGCGTCTCTGCCAGGAGGCCGATATGCTCGGCATCAGGGCCTTGCGGCCATCACTAAACCATAGCATGCTATTTTTCGGATCGAAATCCGCTTGCGATGCATTGCTTGAGACTGCAGGGGCATGCGGTTTCGTTACCGAAGCCGGTGATGCGCGATCTTCCATCGCCGTCTGTCCCGGCGCGCCGGGCTGTGCATCGGCTTTTCTTCCCACCCATGAGCTGGCCGCTTTTGCTTCCCGGGAATGCGCCCCGTTGCTCGACGGTTCTTTCACGCTGCATATTTCCGGCTGTGGCAAAGGTTGCGCGCACCCCGCCCCGTCGCTTCTGGCCTTTTGCGGCACGGCCGATGGTATCGCCTTTTCCGTTTCCGGCCGCGCCGGCGAGCCACCTGACGGGATTTTACCTTTCGCACAGCAGAGGACGGCGCTTTCGCGGCTTGCCCGTCTTTACGAAAAAGAACATAAGCCCGGGGAAAACGGCGCCACCCTGCTCGCCCGTCTGGGCGGGCAAGCAATCGGTGCGGCGCTTCGACAGGATGACCGATGA
- the cobN gene encoding cobaltochelatase subunit CobN, which translates to MHILATTSSSLDDLIEPVDLNQPRSDVVMLSFSASDLAGLERAWRQAGDVLPSLSAANLSELRHPMSVDLWIEKTAEHARVILIRILGGAERWRYGVDQLAMMARRRGIKLLLLPGECSDRDEKLEAASTVDRQILASALSFFREGGRANMGSLATGLAALAKDGAWPDIEAEPLPKAGFYRPGHGVVSQAEALAGFPADAAILPILFYRSMLLAADAAPVDALFHALSGRGFAPLPIFVSGLKDGEAIRFLESVLPDLGPAAIVAATAFASQTDEDGRTLFDRLGVPVFQVVMATTRRDGWAENARGLNPSDLAMHVVLPELDGRILAGAISFKQVRADGGGSLLNVPEADRIEQVAKRIAAFLRLKQAPPQDRRIVILMPDYPGAAPGRTGYAVGLDVPQSALEMLRDLADAGYAVSDIPDTARALLDCVEQQEATVVLSDYRDFLTALPAAAATALNATWGTAESDDALADGAFRFRVARFGNVFVALAPDRGRNEDRRVDYHDPALPPRHALVAFGAWMQRVAAAHAIVHVGAHGTLEWLPGKTVALSRDCFPEIVTGPLPVVYPFIVSNPGEAAVAKRRIAAVTIGHIPPVLVNAGLSPEQSALEQLVDEYAQADGLDRRRRDRLAKLIVEKALETGLAAEAGVGAKDDADAALSRIDAFLCDLKDFAIKDGQHIFGRYPEGEADPLRLESAKAEKAALLAALDGCHIPPGPSGAPARGRLDVLPTGRNLYAADPRTMPTPTAFELGRMAGEEVLRHHLQSHGDWPKHLVFDLWGSASLRNGGEDVAQALHLMGARPIHDPATGRVTGIEVLPPASLGRPRVDVTFRISGLFRDMFPALIALLDAAAKAVARRDEAPGDNPLAEEAAALGHIPARIFGSAPGTYGAGIEEKLASGKWDEREELGQAYLDAASHAFGGADGLEIFEDAGFVELVRRADLLVHTGDDPGRDLLDGSSDVAFIGGFSAAKAALGGVADIVALDTTDPARPRARSMTQALTRVVRARAVNPRFIAGQMRHGPRGAAEFAEAVDRLVGFAETTHVVSSSLIEALYDAYFGNEEVRDFILRENPKAAQVMAERFLSARRRGLWHSRRNAVDAELEMLIMPRSERVGA; encoded by the coding sequence ATGCATATTCTCGCCACCACATCCTCGTCCCTGGACGATCTGATCGAGCCGGTTGATCTCAACCAGCCCCGTTCAGATGTGGTGATGCTGTCTTTTTCGGCAAGCGATCTTGCCGGGCTGGAAAGGGCGTGGCGGCAGGCTGGCGATGTTCTCCCGTCGCTCTCCGCCGCCAACCTCTCCGAGCTTCGGCATCCCATGTCGGTCGATCTATGGATCGAAAAGACGGCGGAGCACGCCCGCGTTATCCTTATCCGGATTCTCGGTGGGGCGGAGCGATGGCGCTATGGCGTCGATCAGCTTGCCATGATGGCCCGACGGCGCGGCATCAAGCTTCTGCTATTGCCGGGCGAGTGCAGTGACAGGGACGAAAAGCTCGAAGCGGCCTCGACCGTGGACAGGCAGATACTGGCCTCTGCCCTTTCCTTTTTCCGTGAAGGGGGAAGGGCGAATATGGGCAGCCTTGCAACTGGTCTTGCGGCTCTGGCAAAGGATGGCGCGTGGCCGGATATCGAGGCTGAACCTCTGCCGAAGGCCGGATTTTACCGGCCCGGGCATGGTGTCGTCAGTCAAGCGGAAGCCCTTGCCGGCTTTCCAGCCGATGCAGCCATACTGCCCATTCTCTTTTACCGCTCGATGTTGCTGGCGGCTGATGCAGCACCCGTGGATGCGCTCTTCCATGCACTTTCCGGGCGCGGTTTTGCGCCACTGCCGATTTTCGTCAGCGGTCTGAAGGACGGGGAAGCGATCCGTTTTCTCGAAAGCGTGTTGCCTGATCTCGGGCCCGCCGCCATCGTTGCTGCCACCGCTTTCGCCAGCCAGACGGATGAGGACGGACGGACGCTGTTTGACCGTCTCGGTGTCCCTGTTTTTCAGGTGGTGATGGCAACCACCCGGCGTGATGGCTGGGCGGAAAATGCGCGTGGCCTCAACCCCTCCGACCTTGCCATGCATGTGGTTCTGCCGGAACTGGACGGCCGGATTCTCGCCGGGGCGATTTCGTTCAAGCAGGTGCGGGCGGATGGCGGTGGCAGCCTGCTGAATGTGCCGGAAGCGGATCGTATCGAACAGGTGGCGAAGCGCATCGCGGCCTTTCTGCGATTGAAACAGGCACCGCCGCAGGATCGCCGTATCGTCATTCTGATGCCGGATTATCCGGGCGCTGCGCCGGGGCGCACGGGTTATGCCGTCGGTCTGGATGTGCCGCAAAGCGCGCTTGAAATGCTGCGCGATCTTGCCGATGCGGGATATGCGGTGTCGGATATTCCAGACACGGCGCGGGCGCTACTCGACTGCGTTGAACAGCAGGAAGCGACGGTCGTTCTTTCCGACTATCGCGATTTCCTGACCGCATTGCCGGCCGCTGCCGCAACTGCCCTGAATGCAACATGGGGAACCGCGGAAAGTGACGATGCGCTTGCTGATGGTGCATTCCGCTTTCGCGTCGCCCGCTTTGGCAATGTTTTCGTGGCGCTCGCGCCGGACCGGGGTCGCAACGAGGATCGGCGGGTGGATTACCACGATCCTGCCCTGCCGCCGCGTCACGCGCTTGTCGCTTTCGGTGCATGGATGCAACGGGTAGCGGCTGCACATGCCATCGTGCATGTCGGCGCGCATGGCACGCTGGAGTGGCTGCCGGGCAAGACGGTGGCGCTTTCGCGCGACTGTTTTCCCGAAATCGTCACCGGTCCGCTGCCGGTGGTCTATCCCTTTATCGTCTCCAATCCCGGCGAGGCGGCGGTGGCAAAACGGCGGATTGCGGCTGTGACCATCGGCCATATTCCGCCGGTGCTGGTCAATGCCGGGCTCTCGCCGGAACAATCGGCGCTGGAACAACTGGTTGACGAATATGCGCAGGCCGATGGGCTGGATCGCCGCCGTCGCGACCGGCTGGCGAAACTGATCGTTGAAAAGGCGCTGGAAACCGGGCTTGCGGCAGAGGCGGGCGTGGGTGCGAAGGACGATGCCGATGCGGCTTTGTCGCGCATCGACGCCTTTCTCTGCGACCTTAAGGATTTCGCCATCAAGGATGGCCAGCATATTTTCGGCCGGTACCCGGAAGGCGAGGCCGATCCGTTAAGGCTTGAAAGCGCGAAGGCGGAAAAAGCCGCGCTGCTTGCCGCGCTCGACGGTTGTCACATTCCCCCCGGCCCTTCCGGCGCACCCGCGCGCGGAAGGCTCGACGTGCTGCCCACCGGGCGTAATCTTTATGCCGCCGATCCGCGCACCATGCCGACGCCCACGGCCTTCGAGCTGGGTCGCATGGCGGGTGAGGAGGTGCTGCGCCATCATCTGCAAAGCCATGGCGACTGGCCGAAACATCTGGTTTTTGATCTCTGGGGCAGTGCGAGTCTCCGCAATGGCGGTGAGGATGTGGCGCAGGCGCTGCATCTGATGGGTGCAAGGCCGATCCACGACCCGGCGACCGGCCGCGTTACCGGCATTGAGGTTCTGCCCCCGGCGAGCCTCGGGCGACCGCGTGTCGATGTCACCTTTCGCATTTCCGGCCTGTTTCGCGACATGTTCCCGGCACTGATCGCGCTGCTTGATGCGGCTGCCAAGGCCGTGGCGCGGCGGGATGAGGCGCCGGGCGACAATCCGCTGGCGGAAGAGGCGGCCGCGCTCGGGCATATTCCGGCGCGCATCTTCGGCTCCGCGCCTGGCACCTATGGTGCAGGTATCGAGGAAAAACTCGCCAGCGGAAAATGGGACGAACGCGAGGAACTGGGGCAGGCCTATCTCGATGCGGCAAGCCATGCTTTCGGCGGTGCTGACGGGCTGGAGATTTTTGAAGATGCCGGTTTTGTGGAGCTGGTGCGTCGGGCCGATCTCCTTGTCCATACCGGCGACGACCCCGGCCGTGATCTTCTTGACGGTTCTTCCGATGTGGCCTTCATCGGCGGCTTTTCTGCTGCGAAGGCAGCATTGGGTGGTGTAGCCGATATTGTGGCGCTGGATACGACCGATCCGGCACGCCCGCGTGCAAGGTCGATGACGCAGGCGCTGACGCGGGTGGTGCGCGCACGCGCCGTCAACCCGCGCTTCATTGCCGGCCAGATGCGACATGGCCCACGCGGAGCGGCGGAATTTGCCGAAGCGGTGGATAGGCTCGTTGGCTTTGCCGAAACCACCCATGTGGTTTCCTCCTCGCTGATCGAGGCGCTTTATGATGCCTATTTCGGCAACGAGGAGGTGCGCGATTTCATCCTGCGGGAAAATCCGAAGGCAGCACAGGTGATGGCCGAACGTTTCCTGTCCGCTCGTCGTCGCGGCCTGTGGCACAGCCGGCGAAATGCGGTGGATGCGGAGCTTGAAATGCTGATCATGCCCCGTTCCGAAAGGGTGGGCGCATGA
- the cobW gene encoding cobalamin biosynthesis protein CobW yields MSTLLDRVPCTIVTGFLGAGKTTLLRGLLEKLDGKRLAIIVNEFGDIGIDGEILKGCGIESCPEENIVELANGCICCTVADDFQPAIEQILSRQPKVEHILIETSGLALPKPLVQAFQWPAIKSRVTVDAVVAVVDGAALAEGQVAHDMEALAAQRANDEALDHDDPVEEVFEDQVACADLIVLTKADLLDDAGLEKAKAHVLEHLPRAAKIVVASNGAIDPAVLIGLGLAVEEDIENRRTHHDGAFDHEHDDFDSFVIDLPAVSDPEALAARIAETAAAENVLRIKGFIEVSAKPMRLQVQAVGSRVNHYYDRPWAAGEERRSRLVIIGEKGINREKIEQMLAA; encoded by the coding sequence ATGAGCACCCTTCTGGACCGCGTTCCCTGCACCATCGTCACCGGCTTTCTGGGGGCCGGAAAAACCACGCTACTGCGCGGCCTGCTCGAAAAGCTGGATGGCAAGCGGCTCGCCATCATCGTCAATGAATTCGGCGATATCGGTATCGATGGCGAAATTCTCAAGGGCTGCGGCATTGAAAGCTGCCCGGAAGAAAACATCGTCGAACTGGCCAATGGCTGCATCTGCTGCACGGTGGCGGATGATTTCCAGCCCGCTATCGAACAAATCCTCAGCCGCCAGCCGAAGGTGGAGCATATCCTCATCGAAACGTCCGGCCTCGCACTGCCGAAGCCGCTGGTGCAGGCCTTCCAGTGGCCGGCGATCAAGAGCCGCGTGACAGTGGACGCCGTGGTGGCCGTGGTGGATGGCGCAGCCCTTGCCGAGGGACAGGTTGCCCACGATATGGAAGCACTTGCCGCCCAGCGGGCCAATGACGAGGCGCTCGATCACGATGATCCGGTAGAGGAAGTTTTCGAGGATCAGGTCGCCTGCGCCGATCTTATCGTGCTGACCAAGGCCGATCTTCTCGATGATGCCGGCCTCGAGAAGGCGAAGGCTCATGTACTTGAACATCTGCCCAGGGCGGCGAAGATCGTCGTCGCGTCGAATGGCGCCATTGATCCTGCCGTGTTGATCGGCCTTGGCCTTGCGGTGGAAGAGGATATCGAAAACCGCCGCACCCATCACGATGGCGCGTTCGACCATGAACACGATGATTTCGACAGCTTCGTCATCGACCTGCCGGCTGTGAGTGACCCGGAGGCGCTGGCAGCCCGCATCGCCGAGACGGCGGCTGCAGAAAATGTCCTGCGCATCAAGGGTTTCATCGAAGTTTCCGCAAAGCCGATGCGCCTGCAGGTGCAGGCGGTCGGCAGCCGCGTCAATCATTATTATGATCGCCCATGGGCGGCGGGTGAAGAACGCCGCAGCCGGCTCGTTATCATTGGTGAAAAGGGCATCAACCGCGAAAAGATCGAGCAGATGCTGGCCGCCTGA
- a CDS encoding DUF1636 family protein, whose translation MDISATSSCAGGNTQADTASGVVVFVCRSCRDEADPNAEPRAGLRLAEAVIAKAEASGVVVRSVNCLANCKRGLSAVLRGADGWSYVFGGLTPNDAEDLLTGAHMLAASADGLMPWRGRPEPLKRGMVARIPPFDFTEERS comes from the coding sequence TTGGATATTTCAGCGACATCTTCATGTGCAGGCGGAAACACGCAGGCTGACACGGCCTCCGGTGTGGTCGTCTTCGTTTGCCGAAGCTGTCGCGATGAAGCCGATCCCAATGCCGAACCACGCGCCGGTTTGCGTCTCGCCGAAGCCGTCATCGCGAAGGCGGAAGCATCCGGTGTCGTCGTTCGCTCCGTCAATTGCCTTGCCAATTGCAAGCGCGGCCTCAGCGCCGTGCTTCGTGGCGCAGACGGCTGGTCCTATGTGTTTGGCGGGCTGACACCCAATGACGCGGAAGACCTGCTGACAGGCGCGCATATGCTGGCTGCCTCCGCAGATGGCCTGATGCCCTGGCGCGGCCGCCCCGAACCATTGAAGCGCGGCATGGTGGCGCGCATTCCCCCATTCGATTTTACCGAGGAGAGATCATGA
- the cobO gene encoding cob(I)yrinic acid a,c-diamide adenosyltransferase, translating into MTRDISDSEAERHRQKMVNRKTVQDAEVAAKTIEKGLLMVNTGPGKGKSTAAFGLALRMLGTGRRVGVVQFIKGAWSTGEQQALTLFGDKVVWRTMGEGFTWDTQDLKRDVAAATKAWEEAKALMADETIGLLILDELNIALRYDYLPLEDVVETLSSRRPDLHVIVTGRNAKQPLIDAADMVTEMTLVKHHFKAGVKAQAGIEF; encoded by the coding sequence ATGACACGCGACATCAGCGACAGCGAAGCCGAACGCCACCGGCAGAAAATGGTCAACCGCAAGACGGTACAGGATGCCGAAGTCGCGGCAAAAACCATCGAAAAAGGCCTGCTGATGGTCAATACCGGCCCCGGCAAGGGCAAGTCCACGGCTGCTTTCGGCCTTGCGCTACGCATGCTCGGCACCGGGCGGCGGGTCGGCGTCGTGCAGTTCATCAAGGGCGCATGGTCGACGGGCGAACAGCAGGCCCTGACGTTGTTCGGCGACAAGGTTGTCTGGCGCACCATGGGCGAGGGTTTCACGTGGGACACGCAGGATCTGAAGCGCGATGTTGCCGCAGCCACAAAGGCCTGGGAAGAAGCCAAGGCCCTGATGGCTGATGAAACCATCGGTCTCCTGATCCTCGACGAACTAAACATCGCGCTGCGTTACGACTACCTGCCGCTGGAAGACGTCGTTGAAACTCTCTCCAGTCGCAGGCCCGATCTGCATGTCATCGTCACCGGCCGCAATGCCAAGCAACCGCTGATCGACGCCGCCGACATGGTGACGGAGATGACGCTGGTGAAACACCACTTCAAGGCGGGTGTGAAGGCGCAGGCCGGGATAGAATTCTGA
- a CDS encoding cobyric acid synthase, protein MTARVLMFQGTGSDVGKSLMVAGLARAFTRRGLSVMPFKPQNMSNNAAVTADGGEIGRAQALQARAAGVPLSVHMNPVLLKPQSETGAQVVVQGKIVGNARAADYQHMKAGLMPRVLESFEHLKQQADLVLVEGAGSASEINLRANDIANMGFARAADAPVILIGDIDRGGVIASLVGTKAVLENDDAAMIAGFIVNRFRGDPALFSDGMRMIAEKTGWASIGLLPHFSDAAKLPAEDALGLSSPAQQKAGAKIRVAVPILPHISNFDDLDPLDMEPDVELIRIRPGETIPADCRLVLLCGSKSTIADLAVLKDAGLDIDIKAHARRGGYVLGLCGGYQMLGKTVADPEGIEGPPATVAGLGLLDVDTVLTGDKRLVSVSGATFDGVDLSGYEMHVGETGSAGNSQPFSIVNGRADGAISPDGRVFGTYIHGLFADDHQRSAWLKRLGGQRSELNYDAQVEAVLDRLAAHMEHHLDLDRLLAIAR, encoded by the coding sequence ATGACCGCGCGGGTGCTGATGTTTCAGGGAACCGGCTCGGATGTCGGCAAATCGCTGATGGTGGCTGGCCTTGCCCGGGCCTTCACCCGGCGCGGCCTGTCCGTCATGCCGTTCAAACCGCAGAACATGTCGAATAATGCGGCGGTGACCGCCGATGGCGGCGAGATCGGCCGTGCGCAGGCGTTGCAGGCGCGGGCGGCGGGTGTACCGCTCTCGGTTCACATGAACCCGGTACTCCTGAAACCCCAGAGCGAAACCGGCGCACAGGTGGTGGTGCAGGGCAAGATCGTCGGCAATGCCAGAGCGGCCGATTATCAGCATATGAAGGCCGGGCTGATGCCGCGCGTGCTGGAGAGCTTTGAACACCTGAAACAACAGGCCGATCTGGTGCTGGTGGAAGGAGCGGGCAGCGCGTCTGAAATCAACCTGCGCGCCAATGACATCGCCAATATGGGTTTCGCCCGCGCAGCCGATGCCCCCGTCATCCTGATCGGCGATATCGACCGGGGCGGCGTCATCGCCAGCCTTGTCGGCACCAAAGCCGTGCTCGAAAACGATGACGCGGCAATGATCGCGGGCTTCATCGTCAACCGTTTTCGCGGCGATCCCGCACTGTTTTCCGATGGCATGCGGATGATTGCGGAAAAGACCGGCTGGGCTTCCATAGGGCTTCTGCCGCATTTTTCCGACGCCGCGAAACTGCCCGCAGAGGATGCGCTCGGACTATCCAGCCCGGCACAGCAAAAAGCCGGTGCAAAAATCCGCGTCGCCGTGCCAATCCTGCCGCATATTTCCAATTTCGATGATCTCGATCCCCTTGACATGGAACCGGATGTGGAGCTGATCCGCATACGGCCGGGCGAGACAATTCCAGCCGATTGCCGGCTGGTGCTGCTTTGCGGCTCGAAATCCACCATTGCCGATCTCGCCGTGCTCAAAGATGCGGGTCTCGATATCGATATAAAGGCCCATGCCCGGCGCGGCGGTTATGTTCTCGGGCTTTGCGGCGGATACCAGATGCTTGGAAAAACCGTTGCCGATCCCGAAGGCATCGAAGGACCGCCGGCGACGGTTGCCGGGCTTGGTCTGCTGGATGTCGACACGGTTCTGACCGGAGACAAGCGACTGGTCTCCGTGAGCGGAGCGACTTTTGATGGCGTTGATTTATCCGGCTATGAAATGCATGTCGGTGAAACCGGAAGCGCTGGAAACAGCCAGCCGTTTTCGATAGTCAACGGACGTGCCGATGGAGCAATATCGCCCGACGGCCGCGTCTTCGGCACCTATATTCACGGTCTTTTCGCGGATGATCACCAGCGAAGCGCCTGGCTGAAGCGGCTTGGCGGCCAGCGTTCGGAACTGAATTATGATGCGCAGGTGGAGGCCGTCCTTGATCGTCTTGCCGCGCATATGGAGCACCATCTCGATCTCGACAGGCTGCTTGCTATAGCGCGATGA
- the cbiB gene encoding adenosylcobinamide-phosphate synthase CbiB, whose amino-acid sequence MFFALAFLSLVIERLTGYPDWLFNRIGHPVTWIGSLIALLDKKWNRESASFSQRKAAGVWALVVILGLTAILAWFAQSALLLLPFGLLAVAILGASLPAQKSLEQHVEAVAAALERDGVDGGRRAVSMIVGRDPQKLDEAAICRAAIESLAENFSDGIVAPALWLGLLGLPGGAAYKAINTADSMIGHRSPRHEAFGWASARLDDLVNLPASRLSGGLFVIAAFFVKGASPEGAIAAIRRDARHHRSPNAGWPEAALAGALGFALAGPRSYGGQMIEARFMGEGGRATLVAGDIRTALQLARIADGLLIGLFGLLAILIAL is encoded by the coding sequence ATGTTCTTTGCTCTCGCTTTCCTGTCGCTCGTGATCGAACGCCTGACCGGTTATCCGGACTGGTTGTTCAACCGTATCGGCCATCCCGTCACCTGGATCGGTTCGCTTATCGCGCTGCTGGACAAAAAATGGAACCGGGAGAGTGCATCATTTTCGCAGCGCAAGGCGGCGGGTGTGTGGGCACTCGTTGTTATTCTCGGGCTGACGGCGATCCTCGCATGGTTTGCGCAATCAGCTTTGCTACTCCTGCCTTTCGGCCTTCTGGCTGTGGCAATCCTCGGTGCGTCTCTCCCGGCACAGAAAAGCCTGGAGCAGCATGTGGAGGCTGTCGCTGCGGCCTTGGAGCGCGATGGGGTGGACGGTGGCCGCAGGGCGGTATCGATGATCGTCGGCCGCGATCCGCAAAAGCTGGATGAGGCGGCGATCTGCCGGGCGGCGATTGAAAGTCTTGCCGAAAATTTCTCCGATGGCATTGTCGCCCCTGCCCTTTGGCTCGGCCTGCTGGGCCTGCCGGGCGGCGCGGCCTACAAGGCGATCAATACGGCCGACAGCATGATCGGCCATCGGTCACCACGCCATGAGGCCTTCGGCTGGGCCTCGGCGCGGCTGGACGATCTGGTCAATCTGCCGGCCTCGAGGCTCAGCGGCGGTCTTTTTGTGATTGCGGCCTTCTTCGTGAAAGGCGCATCTCCCGAAGGGGCTATCGCAGCGATCCGTCGCGATGCGCGCCACCACCGTTCTCCCAATGCCGGCTGGCCGGAGGCGGCGCTTGCCGGCGCGCTCGGTTTTGCGCTTGCCGGGCCGCGTTCTTATGGCGGGCAGATGATCGAGGCGCGTTTCATGGGTGAAGGCGGAAGGGCGACGCTCGTTGCTGGTGATATTCGCACGGCACTTCAGCTGGCACGGATCGCCGACGGGTTGCTGATCGGCCTGTTTGGTCTTCTGGCAATCCTCATCGCGCTATAG
- the cobD gene encoding threonine-phosphate decarboxylase CobD has product MGETVSEKAQAAIRHGGNLGKARLMFPDAPEPWIDLSTGINPHSYPHSPVPASAFARLPEPGAAEELKQLAAAHFGAPSARHVALSPGTQMLMPLLAQIALVRGAKNGAVLSPAYAEHARTARMAGLTMTEVENIHDLSAYDYAVVVNPNNPDGRVADRESLLSLAGFMCRKDGLLVVDEAFIETGHAETLANATDQNALVVLRSFGKFYGMAGVRLGFAIAHPDVATELEARLGPWAISGPALHIAAEALADREWQSSMRLRLSQEARRMNALLEKARLKIAGGASLFTLVRDHRAGELFGHLGRRGILVRIFDERPNDMRFGLPGSEAEWQRLDEALSSFNHPSKV; this is encoded by the coding sequence ATGGGCGAGACAGTATCAGAAAAGGCGCAGGCTGCGATCCGTCACGGCGGCAATCTCGGCAAGGCGCGTCTGATGTTTCCTGACGCACCTGAACCATGGATCGACCTTTCGACCGGGATCAACCCACACTCCTATCCGCATTCGCCCGTTCCCGCCAGCGCCTTCGCCCGCCTGCCGGAACCTGGTGCCGCCGAAGAACTGAAACAGCTGGCGGCAGCGCATTTCGGCGCGCCTTCCGCCCGGCATGTGGCGCTGTCTCCCGGCACCCAGATGCTGATGCCGCTGCTGGCGCAGATTGCGCTTGTCCGGGGTGCCAAGAACGGCGCCGTGCTTTCGCCCGCCTATGCCGAACATGCGCGCACCGCCCGCATGGCCGGGCTGACAATGACGGAGGTGGAGAATATTCACGACCTGTCGGCTTACGATTATGCCGTGGTGGTCAATCCCAACAATCCGGATGGTCGTGTGGCTGATCGCGAAAGCCTGCTCTCGCTGGCCGGATTCATGTGCCGCAAGGACGGCCTGCTCGTCGTGGATGAAGCTTTTATCGAAACAGGTCACGCCGAAACCCTCGCAAACGCCACCGATCAGAACGCGCTGGTCGTCTTGCGATCCTTCGGCAAATTCTACGGCATGGCGGGCGTGCGGTTGGGTTTCGCGATTGCGCATCCTGATGTCGCCACCGAACTCGAAGCAAGGCTTGGTCCGTGGGCCATTTCCGGCCCGGCGCTGCACATAGCGGCTGAAGCTCTGGCGGACAGGGAATGGCAATCATCCATGCGCCTGCGGCTTTCGCAGGAAGCCCGGCGCATGAATGCCCTGCTGGAAAAAGCTAGGCTGAAAATTGCCGGCGGCGCATCCCTGTTTACGCTGGTGCGGGACCATCGGGCCGGCGAACTCTTCGGCCATCTCGGCAGGCGCGGTATTCTGGTTCGTATTTTCGATGAAAGGCCGAACGACATGCGTTTCGGCCTTCCCGGCAGCGAAGCGGAATGGCAGCGCCTCGATGAAGCGCTGTCATCTTTTAATCATCCCTCGAAAGTGTAG